One window of Rhodothermales bacterium genomic DNA carries:
- the prfB gene encoding peptide chain release factor 2: protein MAELSKKRLDPSFWDNPSEAQRVEKEIAAQKLWLDSWDSVRTRAEDIQTLIELAEEEGADLSAEIGQEARALLSEVDALEMKRMLAGPDDQRDAIVTINPGAGGTESQDWADLLVRMYTRWGERSGFKVSLLEYQEGDVAGIKSATITIEGAFAYGYLKGESGVHRLVRISPFDSSGRRHTSFASVFVYPEIDDTIDIELSSDQIEMQTFRSGGKGGQNVNKVETGVRLIWTGELSNGDEARVVAECTEERSQLQNRERAKTMLKSRVYQLERDIQEAAKNELEGSKKKIEWGSQIRSYVFQPYTMVNDHRTETKLTDVNSVMDGDLEPFIRAYLLQAVE, encoded by the coding sequence ATAGCCGAGCTCAGCAAGAAGCGGCTCGACCCTTCTTTCTGGGACAATCCCTCGGAGGCGCAGCGGGTTGAGAAAGAGATTGCGGCGCAGAAGCTCTGGCTGGATTCCTGGGATTCCGTACGCACCCGGGCAGAGGATATCCAGACGCTGATTGAACTCGCCGAGGAGGAGGGCGCGGATCTCAGTGCGGAGATCGGCCAGGAAGCCAGAGCGCTCCTGTCTGAAGTCGATGCGCTCGAAATGAAACGCATGCTGGCGGGCCCGGATGACCAGCGGGACGCCATCGTCACCATCAATCCGGGTGCAGGAGGTACAGAGTCCCAGGACTGGGCGGATCTTCTGGTGCGCATGTACACGCGATGGGGGGAGCGCTCCGGATTCAAGGTCAGCCTGCTTGAGTACCAGGAGGGTGATGTGGCCGGCATCAAGAGTGCGACGATAACCATCGAAGGCGCTTTTGCCTACGGCTACCTCAAGGGCGAATCAGGGGTGCACCGACTGGTAAGGATCTCTCCGTTCGACTCCAGTGGCCGTCGACACACCTCGTTTGCCTCCGTCTTCGTCTACCCCGAGATCGACGACACCATCGACATCGAACTGTCGTCGGACCAGATCGAGATGCAGACCTTCCGTTCTGGCGGAAAGGGTGGCCAGAACGTGAACAAGGTGGAGACCGGTGTGCGGCTGATCTGGACCGGTGAACTGTCCAACGGCGACGAGGCGCGGGTAGTAGCCGAGTGCACCGAGGAACGCAGCCAGTTGCAGAACCGGGAGCGAGCGAAGACCATGCTGAAGAGCCGGGTGTATCAACTGGAGCGCGACATCCAGGAAGCGGCAAAGAACGAGCTCGAGGGATCCAAGAAGAAAATCGAGTGGGGCTCCCAGATCCGCTCCTATGTGTTTCAGCCGTATACCATGGTGAATGACCATCGAACGGAGACCAAGTTGACGGACGTCAACTCCGTCATGGACGGCGACCTCGAGCCCTTCATCCGCGCCTACCTGCTCCAGGCCGTCGAGTAA
- the nusA gene encoding transcription termination/antitermination protein NusA, producing MQSSVLVSAFAEIAREKGIDRDSLQLIVEDVFRAMIKKRYGSDDSFEIILNPDHGDMQILHIREVVEDWDVADPVTQIELTAARKIDEDFDLEDEVAEEIGIEDFGRRAVMTARQTFSQRIRDIEKDNVHKAYTELVGEIVVGEVYQMRRREVLVIHNKVELVLPRSEQIYRDRYRKGDMIRAVVKEVIRDAAGSPQVIISRAAPVFMERLFELEVPEIDEGIVEIKRIVREPGDRAKVAVVSYDERIDPVGACVGMKGSRIHAVVRELGNENIDVVQWTDDKHELIKRALSPASPLQVQLNDDLTPPRAKVVVKADEVSQAIGRGGINIRLASALCGYEIDIYREISDDEEDIEIEEFADEIPADVLQRLKDIGCDTARAVLELSKEELMRRATLEEEVAAHIFRVIRSEFEDETEEEEVDG from the coding sequence ATGCAGAGTTCAGTCCTTGTATCGGCATTTGCCGAGATCGCCCGGGAGAAGGGGATCGACCGTGACTCGCTCCAGCTCATCGTGGAGGACGTGTTCCGGGCGATGATCAAGAAGCGGTACGGTTCGGACGATTCGTTCGAGATCATCCTGAATCCGGACCACGGAGACATGCAGATCCTGCACATCCGCGAAGTGGTGGAGGATTGGGACGTCGCCGATCCCGTGACGCAGATCGAGCTGACGGCTGCACGCAAGATTGACGAGGACTTCGACCTCGAGGACGAGGTGGCCGAGGAGATCGGTATCGAAGACTTCGGGCGGCGTGCCGTGATGACGGCCCGCCAGACTTTCTCGCAGCGCATCCGCGACATCGAGAAGGACAATGTGCACAAGGCCTATACGGAGTTGGTCGGCGAAATCGTGGTGGGCGAGGTCTACCAGATGCGTCGCCGCGAGGTGCTGGTGATCCACAACAAGGTGGAGCTTGTCCTGCCGCGTTCGGAGCAGATCTATCGGGATCGCTACCGCAAGGGCGACATGATTCGCGCGGTCGTGAAGGAGGTCATCCGCGACGCTGCCGGGTCACCGCAGGTGATCATCTCGCGCGCCGCACCGGTCTTTATGGAGCGGCTTTTCGAGCTCGAGGTGCCGGAAATCGATGAGGGCATCGTCGAGATCAAACGCATTGTGCGTGAGCCCGGCGATCGCGCCAAGGTGGCGGTCGTGTCGTACGATGAGCGTATCGATCCTGTCGGCGCGTGCGTCGGCATGAAAGGCTCGCGCATCCACGCGGTGGTCCGGGAACTGGGCAACGAGAACATCGACGTCGTCCAGTGGACGGACGACAAGCACGAGTTGATCAAGCGCGCCCTTTCACCGGCAAGCCCGCTGCAGGTACAGCTGAACGATGACCTCACGCCACCGCGTGCGAAGGTTGTCGTCAAGGCGGACGAGGTCAGCCAGGCCATCGGCCGCGGCGGCATCAACATTCGGCTGGCCTCCGCTTTGTGCGGGTATGAAATCGACATCTATCGGGAGATCTCTGATGACGAGGAAGACATCGAGATCGAGGAGTTCGCAGACGAAATTCCGGCCGACGTGCTTCAGCGACTGAAGGACATCGGTTGCGACACCGCCCGCGCCGTGCTCGAATTGTCGAAAGAGGAGTTGATGCGGCGTGCCACGCTCGAAGAGGAGGTGGCCGCTCACATTTTCCGGGTGATCCGGAGCGAGTTCGAGGACGAGACCGAAGAAGAAGAGGTCGACGGGTAG
- a CDS encoding Na/Pi cotransporter family protein — translation MDITALVIGLTGGLALFLYGMDKLTESLKVIAGGGLKAALSGMTRGRFRAAFTGALVTAVIQSSSVTTVLVVGFVSAGLLSLAAAVGVIIGANVGTTVTAQIVAFKVTEYGLVLVTIGFAVAFLGKTQRVRHWGQTLLGLGLVFFGMDLMSQATNPLRSYQPFIDAMGRMESPWLAIGAAAGFTALVQSSSATTGVVIVLASQGFITLEAGILLIFGANIGTCVTALIASVGKSRNAVRAALVHVLFNVLGVLLWVAFVEDLAVAVTSISPKATGLLGIERLAAETPRQIANAHTLFNVANTLIFIWFTKPLAWLVSRIVRESSQSASASIEPKYLDPVLLDTPELALDRVRLELGRLGEHTYDMVAASLEITAKGSLAELEALAAQDDDVDALHGAIIAYLGQLSLRNVEQAHTVRISEYMTAANHIENIGDMVETNLVEGGRRRLSESLVISEGTFEHLAGLHERVAEAVFLSLKALNTGDIAAAQQVVEMKSVLNDLLEVTEDHIANRLRASEKNRLELFTLETEMVEYLRRVYYFSKRIAKEVLLAESGGREAA, via the coding sequence GTGGATATCACCGCACTTGTAATCGGGTTGACGGGCGGACTGGCGCTGTTCCTGTACGGGATGGACAAGCTCACCGAGTCGCTCAAAGTGATCGCCGGAGGTGGGCTGAAGGCTGCGCTGTCCGGCATGACGCGAGGCCGGTTTCGTGCTGCATTCACCGGCGCCCTAGTCACGGCAGTCATCCAGTCGTCTTCCGTGACTACCGTGCTTGTGGTGGGCTTCGTGTCCGCCGGGCTGCTCAGCCTGGCCGCAGCGGTCGGGGTAATCATCGGCGCCAATGTGGGCACCACCGTAACTGCGCAGATCGTCGCCTTCAAGGTCACCGAGTACGGATTGGTGCTGGTCACGATCGGTTTCGCCGTCGCTTTTCTGGGCAAGACGCAACGTGTGCGCCATTGGGGACAGACGCTGCTTGGGCTCGGCCTGGTGTTCTTCGGCATGGATCTGATGAGTCAGGCCACCAATCCACTGCGGTCCTATCAGCCATTCATTGACGCGATGGGCCGCATGGAATCACCGTGGCTTGCGATTGGGGCGGCCGCCGGCTTTACGGCACTGGTGCAAAGCTCCTCGGCAACCACGGGCGTCGTGATCGTGTTGGCCAGTCAGGGCTTCATTACGCTGGAAGCGGGCATTCTGCTCATCTTTGGAGCGAACATCGGCACCTGCGTCACTGCCCTCATCGCGTCCGTAGGCAAGTCCCGAAACGCCGTGCGCGCAGCCCTTGTGCACGTGCTGTTTAACGTTCTCGGGGTGTTGCTTTGGGTGGCATTTGTGGAGGATCTGGCAGTCGCGGTCACGTCCATTTCGCCAAAAGCGACGGGTCTTTTGGGCATAGAGCGACTCGCGGCAGAGACGCCGCGCCAGATTGCGAACGCGCACACGCTGTTCAACGTCGCCAATACGCTCATTTTCATCTGGTTCACCAAGCCGCTGGCCTGGCTGGTGAGCCGAATTGTGCGCGAGTCCTCGCAGTCGGCCTCGGCTTCAATCGAGCCCAAGTACCTTGACCCGGTTCTCCTGGACACCCCGGAGCTGGCCCTGGACCGGGTCCGGCTCGAGCTGGGCCGCCTGGGCGAGCACACGTACGACATGGTGGCGGCCAGTCTGGAGATCACCGCAAAAGGCAGTCTTGCCGAGCTCGAGGCTCTTGCCGCCCAGGACGACGACGTGGATGCGCTGCATGGTGCGATCATCGCGTATCTGGGCCAGCTGTCGCTGCGCAATGTGGAGCAGGCGCACACCGTGCGAATCTCCGAGTACATGACCGCCGCGAACCACATCGAGAACATCGGCGACATGGTGGAGACCAACCTGGTGGAGGGGGGCCGACGCCGACTCTCGGAGTCTCTGGTTATCAGTGAGGGCACCTTCGAGCACCTGGCCGGGCTGCACGAGCGGGTAGCAGAGGCTGTGTTCCTTTCGCTGAAGGCCCTGAATACGGGAGATATCGCAGCGGCTCAGCAGGTCGTGGAGATGAAGTCCGTGCTGAATGACCTGCTGGAGGTGACCGAGGACCACATCGCCAATCGTTTGCGAGCTTCCGAGAAGAACCGACTGGAGTTGTTCACGCTGGAGACAGAGATGGTGGAGTACCTGCGCCGCGTCTACTACTTCAGCAAACGCATTGCAAAGGAAGTCCTGTTGGCCGAGAGCGGCGGGCGCGAGGCGGCCTGA
- a CDS encoding phosphate ABC transporter substrate-binding protein codes for MKQNITLLLLAAVMVAGCGRPDGERRQVLENKGSDTLVNVAQAWAEAYQEVNPNLAIAVTGGGSGTGIAAMINGQVDLANSSRKIKDSEMELAIANGQQPVEHIVGYDALAVFLHNDNPMDSITLEQLASIYGENGTVESWTQLGVEVPGCREQEIVRVSRQNNSGTFSYFRDTVLGNDGDFKLGSRDMHGSKDVVDLVHNTACAIGYSGLAYANEHVKTPCVGEGENCVIPSVETAVNRSYPIARPLYMYTNGEPTGAVKEYLDFILSDEGQCIIQDMGYAPARDVSCEAPSA; via the coding sequence ATGAAACAGAACATCACCCTTCTCCTTCTGGCAGCCGTCATGGTTGCCGGCTGCGGTCGCCCCGACGGCGAGCGCCGCCAGGTGCTAGAGAACAAAGGCTCTGACACGCTAGTGAACGTCGCCCAGGCCTGGGCGGAGGCCTATCAGGAAGTCAACCCGAATCTCGCGATCGCCGTAACTGGCGGTGGCTCCGGTACCGGGATCGCGGCCATGATCAACGGCCAGGTAGACCTCGCAAACTCCAGCCGCAAGATCAAGGACTCCGAAATGGAGCTGGCCATTGCAAACGGACAGCAGCCCGTCGAACACATCGTCGGGTATGACGCGCTGGCCGTCTTCCTGCACAACGACAACCCGATGGACAGCATCACGCTGGAGCAGCTCGCGAGCATCTATGGCGAGAATGGCACCGTCGAAAGCTGGACCCAGCTCGGTGTGGAAGTCCCCGGCTGCCGGGAGCAGGAGATCGTGCGTGTATCCCGCCAGAACAACTCCGGCACGTTTTCCTACTTCCGCGACACGGTGCTCGGAAACGACGGCGACTTCAAACTGGGATCGCGTGACATGCACGGCTCCAAGGACGTTGTAGACCTGGTCCACAATACGGCATGTGCGATTGGCTACTCCGGCCTGGCCTATGCCAACGAGCACGTGAAAACGCCGTGCGTGGGTGAAGGCGAGAACTGCGTCATCCCGTCCGTGGAGACGGCTGTGAATCGCAGCTACCCCATCGCCCGTCCGCTCTACATGTACACCAATGGAGAGCCGACCGGCGCGGTGAAGGAGTATCTGGACTTCATTCTGAGCGATGAAGGCCAGTGCATCATTCAGGACATGGGGTACGCTCCGGCCCGCGATGTGTCCTGCGAGGCTCCCAGCGCTTAA
- the nadB gene encoding L-aspartate oxidase has protein sequence MTDRFDYLVIGSGAAGLSFALAVAEYGSVGVVTKKASADSNTNWAQGGIAAVVDDADSVEAHVRDTLTAGAGLCDEEVVRMVVRDGPRRIAELEAQGADFTRSGGRLHLGMEGGHSAHRIVHAADATGAEVEKTLLDQVRDHPNIEVFEYHFAVDLITEHHTGQHVTRVRPDINCYGAYVLDEEENRVHRILARVTMLATGGAGRVYLHTTNPAIATGDGIAMAYRAKARIANMEFVQFHPTSLYPQEADSFLVSEAVRGHGALLRNMEGHRFMPEYDTRAELAPRDIVARAIDDQLKQRGEPHVYLDITHESRDELVEHFPTIYAKCESLGLDMASDLIPVVPAAHYVCGGVVTDMQARTSVQGLLACGEVTYTGLHGANRLASNSLLEALVLSHKAVATARELAGERSFREDVPEWDDSGTSYPAEWVLVSHNREELRRVMWDYVGIVRSMHRLDRASRRTRVLFEETEEFYRKSRVSAPICELRNMIAVSYLIIRSASMRRESRGLHYMTDFPDPREAERRPTFI, from the coding sequence ATGACCGATCGTTTCGACTACCTGGTGATTGGGTCCGGTGCGGCCGGACTCAGTTTCGCACTCGCCGTTGCTGAATACGGATCGGTCGGCGTCGTCACCAAGAAGGCCAGCGCGGACTCCAATACCAACTGGGCCCAGGGCGGCATTGCGGCGGTGGTCGATGATGCGGACTCGGTTGAGGCCCATGTGCGGGACACCCTGACCGCCGGGGCGGGGCTCTGCGATGAGGAGGTGGTCAGGATGGTGGTGCGGGACGGGCCGCGACGCATCGCCGAACTGGAGGCCCAGGGCGCCGACTTCACGCGCTCAGGGGGACGCCTTCACCTGGGCATGGAGGGCGGTCATTCCGCACACCGCATCGTGCATGCGGCCGATGCGACCGGCGCCGAGGTGGAGAAGACGCTCCTGGACCAGGTGCGCGATCATCCGAACATCGAGGTGTTCGAGTACCACTTTGCCGTGGACCTGATCACGGAGCATCACACCGGCCAGCATGTGACGCGCGTACGCCCCGACATCAACTGCTATGGCGCCTACGTGCTGGATGAAGAGGAGAATCGCGTCCACCGCATTCTGGCTCGGGTCACGATGCTCGCAACAGGCGGGGCCGGCAGGGTTTATCTGCATACGACGAATCCAGCGATCGCCACCGGTGACGGCATTGCCATGGCCTACCGGGCCAAAGCCCGCATCGCCAATATGGAATTCGTGCAGTTCCATCCTACCAGCCTGTATCCACAGGAGGCCGATTCCTTTCTGGTTTCGGAAGCTGTTCGCGGACACGGCGCCCTCCTGCGCAATATGGAAGGGCACCGGTTCATGCCGGAATACGATACCAGGGCCGAGTTGGCACCCAGAGACATCGTTGCGAGGGCCATCGATGATCAGTTGAAGCAGCGAGGCGAACCTCATGTCTACCTGGACATTACGCATGAGTCGCGGGACGAGCTCGTGGAGCATTTCCCGACCATCTATGCCAAGTGTGAGAGCCTGGGGCTGGACATGGCCAGCGACCTCATCCCCGTGGTGCCGGCTGCCCACTACGTCTGCGGAGGGGTGGTTACCGACATGCAGGCACGCACCAGTGTGCAGGGACTCCTGGCCTGCGGTGAAGTGACGTACACAGGCTTGCACGGAGCCAATCGACTGGCCAGCAACTCCCTGCTGGAAGCCCTGGTGCTTTCGCACAAGGCAGTGGCTACCGCCAGGGAGCTGGCAGGCGAGCGTTCGTTTAGAGAGGACGTGCCCGAATGGGACGATTCGGGCACTTCGTATCCGGCGGAATGGGTGCTAGTGTCCCACAACCGCGAGGAGTTGCGCCGGGTCATGTGGGACTATGTGGGCATTGTGCGCTCCATGCACCGCCTGGATCGGGCCTCACGCCGAACGCGCGTCCTGTTTGAGGAGACTGAGGAGTTCTATCGCAAGTCGCGCGTGTCGGCGCCGATCTGTGAATTGCGCAACATGATTGCGGTCTCCTACCTGATTATCAGGTCGGCGTCCATGCGCCGGGAAAGTCGCGGTCTGCACTACATGACGGACTTCCCGGACCCGAGAGAGGCAGAGCGGCGCCCGACGTTTATCTAG
- the infB gene encoding translation initiation factor IF-2, with amino-acid sequence MAETKFKKVRLFKVSKELNISVDGLVEHLEATGHAEALTGSGINAAITDEDAYLELVAEFAEDKEIAARIRKKRQARSDAEDSEETAEAVAEAAAPEPEPEPAAAPEPEVEPEPEPVAAQPEPEPEPEPVAEVEEPEPQPEPVAEEPEPEPEPEPKPVAEEPEPEPVAEEAAAETEIEAPEPEPVAEEAPAAVAEEEESEPVAEAPESDAEPVAEAAEAAAADEAPADAEAKAAPGEAEDESVLQADRYKLTGTKVLGKIDLAQVQRADGKKRKRKRIAKGSDAKSSTGDKAARKKKGKGKSRGPSVDQADVEKTLAETLRELEQGASRVRQRRRRQRRDERAADRERESARRREEEGVLRVTEFISTGELANLMDVPVNQVISTLFSAGMMVSINQRLDADTITIVADEFGYNVEFITEFDDQDVEIEDDAPEDLESRAPVVTIMGHVDHGKTSLLDYIREANVVAGEAGGITQHIGAYNVELADGRDITFLDTPGHEAFTAMRARGAQVTDVVILVVAADDAVMPQTIEAINHAKAADVPIVVAVNKIDKPSTNIPRVQQQLAEQNVLVEQYGGKVQCAMVSAKTGEGIPDLLEKVLLEAELLDLKANPNRNAVAVVIESRLEKGRGNVATVLVQNGTMEVGDVFVAGPYSGRVRAMYDERDRRVKTVGPAHPVLVSGLPGAPDVGDTFLVLEDERDARDIAAKREQIQREQALRQRKHITLDEIGRRLALGDFKELNLIVKADVGGSVEAVADSLLKLSTEEVAVNIVHKGVGAINDGDIMLASASDAIIIGFQVRPMPTARALAEQEEIDIRLYSVIYNAIEEVKDALEGLLSPERSENILGTAEVRETFKVPKVGLVAGCYVLEGKIRRSDRVHLIRDGVVIYEGSLASLKRFKDDVREVASGYECGMGIENFNDIKVGDQIEAYEIVETRRKLEV; translated from the coding sequence ATGGCAGAGACGAAATTCAAGAAAGTCCGACTCTTCAAGGTCTCCAAGGAGCTGAATATCTCCGTGGACGGTCTCGTCGAGCACCTGGAAGCCACCGGTCATGCAGAAGCACTGACCGGCTCCGGGATCAATGCGGCCATCACCGATGAGGACGCCTATCTGGAACTCGTTGCCGAGTTCGCAGAAGACAAGGAGATTGCGGCCCGCATTCGCAAGAAGCGACAGGCGCGCAGTGACGCGGAGGATTCCGAGGAAACCGCCGAGGCCGTAGCTGAGGCGGCGGCTCCAGAACCGGAACCCGAGCCTGCGGCCGCACCTGAACCGGAGGTCGAACCCGAGCCCGAGCCTGTGGCGGCGCAGCCAGAGCCAGAGCCGGAGCCTGAACCCGTGGCCGAGGTCGAGGAGCCTGAGCCTCAGCCGGAGCCCGTGGCCGAGGAGCCCGAGCCGGAGCCTGAGCCCGAGCCGAAGCCCGTCGCGGAGGAGCCGGAGCCCGAGCCAGTGGCGGAAGAGGCAGCCGCAGAGACAGAAATCGAGGCGCCGGAGCCCGAGCCAGTCGCTGAAGAAGCACCGGCCGCCGTCGCCGAGGAAGAAGAGAGCGAACCGGTCGCCGAGGCCCCGGAGTCAGACGCAGAGCCTGTGGCAGAGGCCGCAGAGGCCGCCGCGGCGGACGAAGCCCCGGCCGACGCTGAGGCCAAGGCCGCGCCGGGCGAAGCGGAAGACGAGAGCGTGCTCCAGGCCGATCGCTACAAGCTGACCGGCACCAAAGTGCTTGGCAAGATTGACCTTGCACAGGTGCAGCGAGCCGACGGCAAGAAGCGGAAGCGCAAGCGCATTGCCAAAGGCAGTGATGCCAAATCCTCCACCGGCGACAAGGCGGCGAGGAAGAAGAAGGGCAAAGGCAAGTCCCGCGGCCCGTCCGTGGATCAGGCCGATGTCGAGAAGACCCTGGCCGAAACGCTGCGCGAACTCGAGCAGGGTGCCAGCCGTGTGCGTCAGCGTCGCCGTCGGCAACGCAGGGACGAGCGCGCTGCGGATCGTGAGCGCGAGTCAGCCCGGCGCCGCGAGGAGGAGGGTGTACTTCGTGTGACGGAGTTCATCTCAACCGGAGAGCTGGCCAACCTCATGGATGTGCCGGTAAACCAGGTGATCTCCACCCTGTTTTCCGCCGGTATGATGGTGTCCATCAACCAGCGGCTGGACGCCGACACGATTACCATTGTAGCGGACGAGTTTGGCTACAACGTCGAGTTCATCACCGAATTCGATGATCAGGACGTTGAAATCGAGGATGATGCTCCCGAGGACCTGGAGTCCCGCGCACCCGTGGTGACCATCATGGGTCACGTCGATCACGGCAAGACCTCGCTGCTCGACTACATCCGCGAAGCGAACGTGGTGGCCGGTGAAGCCGGCGGCATCACGCAGCACATCGGAGCCTACAACGTGGAGCTCGCGGACGGCCGCGACATTACGTTCCTGGACACGCCGGGTCACGAGGCCTTTACCGCCATGCGTGCGCGTGGTGCACAGGTCACGGACGTGGTCATCCTGGTGGTAGCCGCCGACGATGCGGTCATGCCCCAGACGATCGAGGCCATCAACCACGCCAAGGCGGCCGATGTGCCCATCGTGGTCGCAGTCAACAAGATTGACAAGCCTTCGACCAACATCCCGCGGGTTCAGCAGCAGCTGGCCGAGCAGAATGTGCTGGTCGAGCAGTACGGCGGCAAGGTGCAGTGCGCCATGGTGTCTGCCAAGACCGGTGAAGGCATTCCGGACCTGCTTGAGAAGGTCCTGCTGGAGGCCGAACTCCTGGACCTGAAGGCTAACCCGAACCGCAACGCGGTTGCCGTGGTGATCGAATCGCGCCTTGAGAAGGGCCGTGGTAACGTCGCCACGGTTCTCGTGCAGAACGGCACCATGGAAGTGGGCGATGTGTTCGTCGCCGGACCTTACTCGGGTCGTGTGCGCGCCATGTACGACGAGCGCGACCGGCGCGTGAAGACCGTCGGTCCGGCGCACCCGGTGCTGGTGTCAGGTCTGCCCGGAGCCCCGGACGTGGGCGACACGTTCCTGGTACTCGAAGACGAGCGCGATGCCCGCGATATTGCGGCCAAGCGCGAGCAGATTCAGCGCGAACAGGCTTTGCGCCAGCGCAAGCACATCACGCTCGACGAGATCGGTCGACGTCTGGCACTCGGCGACTTCAAGGAGCTGAACCTCATCGTCAAGGCAGACGTGGGTGGCTCTGTGGAAGCCGTGGCAGACTCCCTGCTCAAGCTGTCCACAGAAGAGGTGGCGGTCAACATCGTGCACAAGGGTGTCGGCGCCATCAACGACGGCGACATCATGCTGGCCTCGGCCTCCGATGCCATCATTATCGGATTCCAGGTACGGCCGATGCCCACGGCGCGTGCACTGGCCGAGCAGGAAGAGATCGACATCCGCCTGTACTCGGTCATCTACAACGCGATCGAAGAGGTGAAGGACGCCCTGGAGGGCCTCTTGTCTCCGGAGCGCTCCGAAAACATCCTCGGTACGGCCGAGGTGCGGGAGACCTTCAAAGTGCCCAAGGTCGGCCTCGTTGCGGGTTGCTACGTGCTGGAAGGAAAGATCCGCCGCAGCGATCGCGTACACCTGATCCGGGACGGCGTGGTCATCTACGAAGGTTCGCTGGCTTCCCTGAAGCGCTTCAAGGACGACGTCCGTGAGGTCGCGTCTGGGTACGAATGCGGCATGGGAATCGAGAACTTCAACGACATCAAGGTCGGCGACCAGATCGAGGCCTACGAAATCGTTGAGACCAGAAGGAAACTGGAAGTCTGA
- a CDS encoding aminotransferase class I/II-fold pyridoxal phosphate-dependent enzyme encodes MASSFSFTSRLADRVLDVPPSGIRRFFDIAATMDDVISLGIGEPDFVSPEPIMGAAVQSLRDGKTGYTSNAGIIELRDAISEELDRLYGVRYDPASEILVTVGVSEALQLAMLALLNPGDEILIPEPCFVSYGPAAIFAGGNVVYVPTSVDNDFQVTAEDIESRITDRTKVLFLSYPSNPTGAVLRREVLEEIAEVVVKHDLVVLSDEIYDRLVYGDAHRQGHTCLPSIDALRDRTILLGGFSKAYAMTGWRVGYACAPKPVYDMMYKLHQYMIMSAPTMGQWGALAGLKDCQGAVEDMRQAYDRRRRTIVDGFRAAGLATFEPEGAFYCFPDITATGLDSETFAQRLLQEEHVAVVPGDAFGPSGAGFVRCSYATALDKIEEAVSRVQRFAERCRTTQELA; translated from the coding sequence ATGGCCTCTTCGTTCTCCTTTACATCTCGCCTCGCAGATCGTGTCCTGGACGTGCCGCCATCGGGCATCCGGCGCTTTTTCGATATTGCCGCAACGATGGACGATGTCATCTCCCTGGGCATTGGCGAGCCGGACTTTGTATCTCCGGAGCCCATCATGGGGGCGGCCGTGCAGTCCCTGCGGGACGGCAAGACAGGCTACACCTCAAACGCCGGCATCATTGAGCTCAGGGACGCCATTTCCGAGGAGTTGGACCGACTCTATGGCGTGCGGTATGACCCGGCCAGCGAGATTCTCGTCACGGTCGGCGTCTCCGAAGCGCTCCAGCTGGCCATGCTGGCGCTCCTCAATCCGGGAGACGAGATCCTCATTCCTGAGCCCTGTTTCGTGTCCTACGGCCCTGCAGCCATCTTTGCGGGCGGCAACGTGGTCTATGTACCGACTTCCGTCGATAACGACTTCCAGGTGACGGCCGAGGACATCGAGTCGCGCATCACCGATCGCACCAAAGTCCTGTTCCTGTCCTATCCGTCCAATCCCACCGGGGCAGTGCTGCGCCGCGAGGTCCTGGAGGAGATTGCAGAGGTCGTCGTGAAGCATGACCTCGTCGTGCTTTCGGACGAGATTTATGACCGATTGGTCTACGGTGACGCACACCGCCAGGGTCACACTTGCCTGCCATCGATCGACGCACTTCGTGATCGCACCATTCTGCTCGGAGGGTTTTCCAAGGCGTACGCCATGACCGGCTGGCGCGTTGGCTATGCGTGCGCCCCGAAGCCGGTTTACGACATGATGTACAAGCTGCACCAGTACATGATCATGTCCGCGCCGACGATGGGCCAATGGGGCGCCCTGGCCGGTCTCAAGGATTGTCAGGGAGCGGTCGAAGACATGCGGCAGGCCTATGATCGGCGGCGGAGGACCATCGTCGACGGCTTCCGCGCTGCCGGACTCGCCACCTTTGAGCCTGAGGGTGCGTTTTACTGCTTCCCCGACATCACGGCGACCGGCCTGGATTCAGAGACCTTCGCGCAGCGGCTGCTCCAGGAGGAGCACGTGGCCGTGGTGCCGGGAGACGCCTTCGGCCCGAGCGGGGCCGGATTCGTTCGCTGCTCCTATGCGACGGCGCTCGACAAGATTGAAGAAGCCGTCAGCCGGGTGCAACGCTTTGCCGAACGCTGCCGGACCACCCAGGAACTGGCATGA